A segment of the Labrus bergylta chromosome 11, fLabBer1.1, whole genome shotgun sequence genome:
ATTTTTGAATTCTTATTTCTAAATAACTCTTTCtttatgaatgtatttatttaacagataTGTATGGGTCCCCAGGAGTCCAAAAGGTGAAATGTTAAATTTGTGTGGCACAAGATATATATCTATAATGTGTATTGCTTACAAGATAATTAAATTATTGGAACTACGTATCTTGTACATGTAATTTAATTATTTCCTCGTGCCAAAGATTCAGACAAGTAAATAACTTGGGCTACAAATTATAGTTTGGTCCCACAAGATAATAACTTGACATACAAGATTAAAAACTTGTTTTCACTTGTGTGAATAAAAGAACAACTTGTcagaaaagattttaaaaaatttgtttaaaaataagaaaacaacttGTTTCCATTAGAATTTTACCTTTTGCACAAGATACATTATTTACTCTCTGGTACTTCAAGGGCCTCCATAGttctgttcttttgtgttttatatattttgcagtgtttttatttctgctttttattcaCTGTGCAGCACTTCAATACACGTCAATGCTTTCAAAatgtgctacataaataaagtgGATTGGACTGATAGTACATATTAAATATTACTGTGTATTCTCTCAgttgcatttctttaaaaaatagatgCTGTACTTTTGCACAtggaaaacaagaaacaatATATACTTTGTTTAATTCTGTCCTTTAGACAATAAGCTAGACATTCATCCTATCAGGACTCAAAGCAGTAATTGATATCTCAAGGATCATCCTCTATTATAGTAGTTCCACAAATAGGGGTCAGGAGCCCCCAAGGGGTCGCAGGCTGTGGGAGGCCCTTGCTTTATTCTACATGGAGCCAGAAGAGCGACATGACTTGCACCGCCCTCTGGTGGAGGCAGAATCAATGATGACCTATTTAATATATGTGCTTtacaatattatttaaaatataaactatataaaacataaaagctGAAACTAGTAGTAGCATGAGGACGTTACATTTggtaattaaaatgataaactaCCCAATATATGGTGTCATagttttcaatatttttgttgctgtggtattcAAACAGATTTtgatatttgtttgattttcactAAAGCGCAGCTTCATGCATTAAcgacacaaacatgcacagtgaaggtttatttttcaaaaggtATATTTATTAGTTTAGCCTTTAATTACATCTCTATTTACAGTAGTCTTTTAACCATCATAGTAGCttcaaatcacttatcaaaacACAGATGTTAGTTTCTCTTCCTCACCTTAGCAGAGAACTTTTAGGCTCATGTTTCTCGTCACAGAAGTTTGAAAAGTCAAGCGCTCAGCCTTAACAAAAGACAGACggcatgtttgtatgtgtgcaggATGAAGACTTCATTCAGgtgtttaaaacaaagagagagagagagagaaaagaaagtagacatttcacacacacaaacaccaactcACAACACAACTCTGGCTGCTAGCCGCTTTGTTTAATTACTTTACGGTATGCTGCATGTTATCCCAGGACAGCTAAGACCCGCTCCCTACCGCTTTTCCAGCAAGGGAAGGGATATTTTTTGGCCGTTAAGACAAACAGTTCACTTCTAATAAAAGGGTTCACTTTATCGTTTTTAATTTCATCTTTCTCAACACTGAAGCACAGTGGATTGAACTTTAGAGTTTCTAGAAGAAAGTTTTTAAGAGAAGTAGTTCTCCGTGTCCAAAAGGAACAAAATCCCTtcaaaaatgttctgaaatacaaatattataATCATGAGGTCTGCATACTAGTGTTACATCTGGAGCTGTTGAGTCTTTTTATGAAACTGTGATCATTTAAACAGAGAGCAGTGTGCAGTTAAGGTGTGAAGAGTGACCTAATGGGTTGAATAAAGCTGCATCTCAGAGGCTTGACAGCTGCTACAGTGTCGTCACAAAGATAAGATAGAGCCTCCTTAAACAATATGACGGGAGTATCACAAATTACACCTGATAAAAATattacttttcttcttctcttgattTTTTCAGAGGTTCAGTTTGATTAAGAttggattaagagtccttttctGCTAAGATTCATCCTCCTGTGCTTCAatattgtaaaaatgaaaaaaaaaatacaggcgCTGACGTCAATCTGATTCCCCTCTCACAAGTGACTCACTGGGGTGTGATTAAACTTACTAAACTTTCATAGAATAATGTCAAAATTAAACATGATGTGAAGAAGTCCAGGATAAAAGTCATGTCTTCAGAGATTAAAAAGGAGAACATCAGCGGGAGGAGTTTGTGACATGAAGTCGAAGTGATGGCTTTGTGTTTCCAGCTGCCGCCTCAGTGTGACGCTCAACCAGAGTCAATGCTCTTTTCATGAACTCAGAACTCAGCAGGGAAAAAAATTCCCAGACAAGAAACATCCTGCTCGATATTTCAGCTATTTGATGCAAACATGTGCAGCTCAGCATGGCAACAATATTTGCCCTCCCTGCCTTCCAATGTTCTTCCACTTGACTGTGCACATCTTCAAACTCAGCATGAAGTGAAGACGCACAAACTGCAGGCCGTTTTCTACCTTATGTGATTGAATCAATGTCATACTGCTGTTGTGCTCACTCAGGAAAAAGGGCGACCTGATGAGGAGATGATCTGGAAATTGTGATACATATATTCCCTTTGCATAAACCTGACTGTCGCTAGTCTTATGCTGAAGGCTGAGGCATGAGGAGGATTTTAAACAAAAACCCAGACAGGACCAGGACTGAAAGTGTGTCCGGGGTTGTACACGCAGTTGGAGGTGGCTATTTGTGGTTAGAATGtgtagccagcagggggcgctttGTCGTCTTTGTTGCTCTCCAGGGAGAAAGGGGGAATGCGAACATCGAAGTGGGAGCCGTCCGTTCTCTCGATACGAAATGTCCccctaaaaaagaaaacaatgggGCAAACAGTGACTTAATTAAAGTGCACAACAAAAAATGCCAGTCATagtatttaaaaacagcttaaCAGTTATTCAAATAAGTCATAAAATTTTGACAAATATCAATGCCATGGTGGAATATGAAGCAGGGACTCACCACATGTGCCCACTGGGGGCTTGTAGAGACACGTGGCTGCTGTACTGAAAGGCAGGCTGTTCTTTAGACAACACCGGCTCCTGTGACACAACAATATGACGAGCACACCATGACAAAGTTAAACAACATACAGGTCTTATGTTCAGGACACtaatttgttcagtttctttgcATTACCTGAGTTAATTTCTTGTTTCTAATTAACAGAAATTGAaggaaaactcctgcacactgtcttaattgTAGAAATACTGTGACAACGCTTTGGTACCAAAACTACATGAGATTCACTCGACAACACTATCTGTGCCACACTGCAGGGCTCAGTCTGTAACTGAGCGACCAACTGGGACATACTGCTGATTTTAactgtgacagcagcagcatggcgtgcatttttacatttttttataggGACAGTCcacattaataaacatttctgtaaatatggcAGAGTTAGTGAAAAGGCAAATTTCTGCATACACAGCGGTACGTCAACAGTGTTCTGGTGATGCTCTCCACTAATGTGGTACCAGACAGACTTTTCATGTAGACTATCCATAGAAGAAGAGAAACCAGTGAGTTGATCTTTTGCGTCAAGCATCTAAAAAGTAGTAACATGACATGTAACAGGTCACAGTGTTGACATTGCATACATTGCATTTGCAAAGGTAAAATGATAAACCTTGCAGCTCTACTGCATTGTGATTAAAAGTAAGAACACTGGGAGCGCCGGTCTAGATCAGTTGAACTTCAAGTCCCGGCCTTGGCCACCACATTTCCTGCCGCTTTTTAGCTGCCCTGTCAATGAAGTCTGAAGAAGGCCTCAGATAATAATTAAAATAGAGCGATGTGTTATGACTGATTCTCATTTTATAGATAGGTACTGTGAACTTAGtaagataaattaaaataaaagatactAAGAAGAAATTATATATTGATTGCTGTCTGTGTGTCAAGACCGTTTTAAGAATATAACAAATAGTACTAGTATATGCTGGATAAAATCACCAAacttatatttaaataaagaataaaaaaataataggaAAACTGAATTGTgggggaaaataaaagagatgaTAAGACGTTTTTGAAGATCAGCTAGACGGAAGGGgaaaaaacatcagaagaaCTAACGCTCAGTCCTGGTTACTGTATTCATGCTTTACTAACCCTGCCGACGACTCCACGGCCTCTGACCGTCTCCAGAGTTCCTGACAGGCTGAAGATCCTCCAGTGCCTCTCTCTCAGCTGCACCACCTCGTTGCCCATGTTCTCCAGACGGATGCAGTACCTCCACTGcaggcaaaaaacaaacacacaaacatgttcataCAGCGAGTCCAATTTGGTCTTGATGTTTAAGACTTCTGAGTATTTAATACTGTAAAAGAGTGTTACATGATGGTCTGAAAATCTGCTACTCACCCAGTAAACATGGGAGTTCTGAGCCTCCTGAGAACAAGAGAAAACACTTCCAtcagtttttaaataaacttcagGACCAAATAGACAGAAAACCAACTGAAGCACAAAAAGAGTCTCGCCTGTCAGATCCAAAATTACTCTGATGGAGTTAGACAAACTTCAAGCAGCAGCtttttttaagcatgttttattcCAAGAATTCTGGCAGCTCATTTACCCTCATGCCCATGTAGAAGGGGATGACGGTGACGCGGATGTTCTCTGTGGTCTCCCTGTGGACGTCTGACAGCTCCAGCCAGGGGTGGTTCTTCTCCTGCCACGCCTTCAGGGTATCTCTGGCTGTGAATGGAGGAGCTACAGAGGAGGGACATACAGACATGTGTTTACTGAAAACACAGGGACTTCTACCATGTCATCTGTTCATTAGAAACATGCTCTTATGCTGAACTAAAGCTGACACTACAAGTAAGGAGTTGCAGGGTATCCTCCAAATTTCCAAACGCTTATGTCCAGAGTGAAATGTTGCAATGAATGGTGTTTTTTGACTAAATATCTGTCCACTCTCTCTCCTATCAGAATAAGAAAAGCTTTGCTAGCTAGTTCTGTTTCTGCTCTCTTCCTCTAAATGTCCTCCAGGAGCATGATGGAAAGAAAGCCAAACAGGAATCTGGACGTAGTCTTGTTAAAACTTGACCCTGCAAGATTCCAcgtctttttaaaatatcatgATCTGTAATTTAAATGTCTCCAGATGAGAGGTGAGCGTTGTGttttaaaggcacagtttgttatttttgaagtggggttgaGGTACAGGACAGGAGAGGTCCAAAGTGTCTAACCACattaatccacaatctcctcatTTCTCGGTTTTGTTACTCTGATTAAATTCTGTAAAAGCACAACCCGGGCTTGTCTCCTCGTCGGTTAGTGCATCACGTTCAACAACAACTgcctttcagtttaaaaaaaagataacttCTCTGTAGCATGCTAAAGGAGAAAGCCTGTCTAGCATGCTAGGTGTGCGGTTCTAAAAGTGAAATGTATTCTGtctacatgaaataaaaataattccaaCGGCACAAGTCAATCAAAAAGTAAAACCCGTCACAAGCGATCATTTTTAACCTCTGATAGCAGAATGATTGTAAAAAGCTGAAGTGGAGTGTGTAGAGGAGTGATcactaaaatgaaagacatggaagcagattctaaAGGATGTCGATGTTTTAGCTCAGCAGTTTGAACAACTGATTCCCAGATATAactcatagatggttctattttaatcctaaatgttgtgctttgtaaattgtactgtgtctctctttgtatttccgtctgaaactttgtgttttttgctgctACCTGTCTTGAAAAAGTGTGTTTAAGTTTTTAaactcaatgggaccaacctggttaaataaaataaataaaaaattaccTTTGGCAGGGTTGTACATGAGGAAGCGCTCAAACAGCTCGTGCTGGATGGGAGCCTGCTCTGCAGAGTTATAGGGCAGGATGTCTTCATGGCTCACATAGTCCAGACCTGAAAAACAAAGGCACACCATCACATGGCAaagaaaatcactttttaaaacccATTATAACTATCGAGAATTATATAAACCACACAGAAAATGATGGTGGATGTGTTCTGCCTGATTTTGCTTTTTATCTCTATACGGACTGTTTTTTCTGCAGACACCAAAGTCTGCTCCGTAAGCCTGATacgtgattggtcaatactGCTCGGACTgcaaacaaaaagcagaacatTGGAATACAGATTTTGAAGTAGAAAAATAATATGTAATGGAAATTAGAAATAAGTTGTAGTGCCAGCTAGGGCTGTAATGGTTCCACAGACCACAGTGGACCACATACTCTCTAATGTGAACTCAGGATGGGACATTGTAGTGAGATTTGAGCACTTTAAATGCATACCTGGAGCCAGGGTACTCTACTGCTGCATGAGTGCACAGCCTTATTAGCTCAGGTAACGTCTGAGACTTTCTCTGCTTTCACATTCAgaggctttttttaaaacagcgaGGATAAGTTGTTGAACACTTGTTTACTGGTGATTGGCTTCTCTGGATGAAGACGTCTTATAttctttaacatgtttgatgtgtctAAAGACA
Coding sequences within it:
- the poldip2 gene encoding polymerase delta-interacting protein 2, producing MAACALRRGLLSTVSKYNKKHAHRILSAVDSSSGFEVYRPRVQCRACGLSGGVQQRRFMSSRPEGKILETVGVFEAVKQHGKYETGQLFLHSVFGYRGIVLFPWHARLYDRDITPPMSDSKPDPPGAHGSKEVKGKTHTYYQVLIDTRDCPHISQRSQTEAVTFLANHDDSRALYAIPGLDYVSHEDILPYNSAEQAPIQHELFERFLMYNPAKAPPFTARDTLKAWQEKNHPWLELSDVHRETTENIRVTVIPFYMGMREAQNSHVYWWRYCIRLENMGNEVVQLRERHWRIFSLSGTLETVRGRGVVGREPVLSKEQPAFQYSSHVSLQAPSGHMWGTFRIERTDGSHFDVRIPPFSLESNKDDKAPPAGYTF